Proteins found in one Holophagales bacterium genomic segment:
- a CDS encoding patatin-like phospholipase family protein yields MKNGEQGPRAGQPVRKRILYFAPSRTHSESLFGVLGSVPGTVRSRENGETAFRRNDVTLRFVLRQDAVEAHEALHHGYYNAVVLDLRTMSGPSARLEDHFEKTMRLLDLMDAEHDVELRYGFHRILALISGRDSARVDDLIRRLGSRGIGHVLRDPSVCYLDPGCSRLPAPADFGKLVADELVRMTTVGKKGSRALCASGGGITGLYFEMGALKCLSDCLPPGAMNAFDLYFGISAGAVLAGILANGYSMDEFMAAIAGHPCERVPNVDLSLLRVAHVNLASLAMPFENALRGLATTIRDVLGGKGNPSFSSLFLDYSDLLAAPFQADGYEKMLRYMFTRPGATNDFRKLHRRLFIGATDQDAREHVLFGEPGFDSVPVSRAIQASLSINPAFASTKIGERYYVDGAVTRTSNFTEAIRKGPT; encoded by the coding sequence GTGAAGAATGGCGAGCAGGGCCCCCGGGCGGGGCAGCCGGTCCGGAAGAGGATCCTGTACTTCGCGCCGAGCCGGACTCACTCCGAGAGCCTCTTCGGCGTGCTCGGGTCGGTGCCGGGCACGGTCCGGTCCCGCGAGAACGGCGAAACGGCCTTTCGCCGGAACGACGTCACCCTCCGCTTCGTCCTCAGGCAGGACGCCGTCGAGGCGCACGAGGCCCTGCACCACGGCTACTACAACGCCGTCGTCCTCGACCTGAGGACGATGTCCGGGCCTTCCGCCCGCCTCGAGGATCACTTCGAGAAGACGATGCGGCTGCTCGACCTGATGGACGCCGAGCACGACGTCGAGCTCCGCTACGGCTTCCACCGCATCCTCGCCCTGATCTCGGGACGGGACTCGGCCCGGGTGGACGATCTCATTCGCCGCCTCGGCAGTCGCGGTATCGGCCACGTGCTTCGGGACCCCTCGGTCTGCTACCTCGATCCCGGCTGCTCCCGCCTCCCGGCTCCGGCCGACTTCGGAAAGCTCGTGGCCGACGAGCTCGTCCGGATGACGACGGTCGGCAAGAAGGGGTCCCGGGCGTTGTGCGCCTCCGGCGGAGGCATCACGGGCCTCTACTTCGAGATGGGCGCGCTGAAGTGCCTGTCCGACTGCCTGCCCCCCGGCGCCATGAACGCGTTCGACCTCTACTTCGGGATCAGCGCCGGGGCCGTCCTCGCCGGAATCCTCGCCAACGGCTATTCGATGGACGAGTTCATGGCCGCGATCGCGGGCCACCCGTGCGAGAGGGTACCGAACGTCGACCTCTCGCTCCTGAGGGTCGCTCACGTCAATCTCGCGAGCCTGGCCATGCCCTTCGAGAACGCTCTGAGGGGCCTCGCCACGACGATCCGGGACGTCCTCGGAGGGAAAGGCAACCCCTCCTTCTCGTCGCTCTTCCTCGACTACAGCGACCTTCTCGCGGCCCCGTTCCAGGCCGACGGCTACGAGAAGATGCTGCGCTACATGTTCACGCGACCCGGGGCGACGAACGATTTCCGGAAGCTGCACCGACGCCTCTTCATCGGCGCGACCGACCAGGACGCCCGCGAGCACGTCCTCTTCGGCGAGCCCGGGTTCGACAGCGTGCCCGTGAGCCGGGCCATCCAGGCCTCGCTCAGCATCAACCCGGCGTTCGCCTCGACGAAGATCGGCGAGCGGTACTACGTCGACGGGGCGGTGACGAGGACCTCCAACTTCACCGAGGCGATCCGCAAGGGGCCGACCTGA
- a CDS encoding protein kinase yields MPLSEGTRLGNCRLVRKLGEGGMAEVWEAVDVTLERRVAIKVVKETISSLPEFDARFRREAKTAAQLEHPNILQIYGFGVENGVAFIEMPCLSGGTLASRLESGPPPPPETVCEWVDALASALDAAHGRGIIHRDIKSVNVLFDQSGRIVLADFGLAKSMADSSGLTAAGTLMGTPMYLSPEQARGESLTPASDQFSLGVLAFRMLTGRLPWGPNAAPAVVMMRIVSHAAPAPSSLRPEVHPAVDAVFDRVLAKKPEGRYESCGDFAAALREALLPRRNSMVADTPTVISSQPILVAPAPVPAAGPPPRRPRPVAASAPVPLSRRPGLVVLLLLFLGVNSVVLALVVWDKIGARRTGGSAEGPSVPAVLPAPDSTPTPAPAPALDPMSGPIVVVEQTPTAPLVPADTPPPTAPSETPTPEPSPIPTVEPTPTPPAALPPGAIPPVRTTDVRPTFSDDLMRRHGGLDGRVELEVLVLADGTIGSIHVVRGVDPEIDDVVVQAARRQLGFAPASLRGRPIAARATVVVGVRFRLAPPPG; encoded by the coding sequence ATGCCTCTCTCCGAAGGGACCCGTCTTGGGAACTGCCGCCTCGTCCGGAAGCTGGGCGAGGGTGGCATGGCGGAGGTCTGGGAGGCGGTCGACGTCACCCTCGAAAGGCGCGTCGCGATCAAGGTCGTCAAGGAGACGATCTCGAGCCTCCCCGAGTTCGATGCGCGGTTCCGTCGCGAGGCCAAGACGGCGGCGCAGCTGGAGCACCCGAACATCCTCCAGATCTACGGCTTCGGCGTCGAGAACGGCGTCGCCTTCATCGAGATGCCCTGCCTGTCGGGAGGTACCCTCGCCTCGCGTCTGGAGTCCGGGCCGCCACCTCCGCCGGAGACCGTCTGCGAGTGGGTCGACGCCCTCGCCTCGGCGCTCGACGCCGCTCACGGGCGGGGCATCATCCACCGCGACATCAAGTCGGTGAACGTCCTCTTCGACCAGAGCGGCCGGATCGTCCTGGCGGATTTCGGCCTCGCCAAGAGCATGGCCGACTCCTCCGGCCTGACCGCGGCCGGGACGCTGATGGGAACACCGATGTATCTCTCGCCCGAGCAGGCGAGGGGGGAATCCCTGACGCCCGCTTCCGACCAGTTCTCGCTCGGGGTCCTCGCGTTCCGGATGCTCACGGGCCGGCTCCCCTGGGGGCCGAACGCGGCCCCCGCCGTCGTGATGATGCGGATCGTGTCGCACGCGGCGCCGGCGCCGTCGTCCCTGCGCCCCGAGGTCCACCCGGCTGTGGACGCGGTCTTCGACCGGGTCCTGGCGAAGAAGCCGGAGGGCCGTTACGAGAGCTGCGGGGACTTCGCCGCGGCGCTTCGCGAAGCGCTCCTGCCTCGTCGGAATTCCATGGTCGCCGATACGCCGACGGTCATCTCGTCGCAGCCCATCCTCGTCGCGCCGGCGCCCGTTCCGGCGGCCGGTCCGCCGCCCCGCCGCCCGCGACCGGTCGCCGCGTCCGCGCCGGTCCCCCTGTCCCGGCGTCCGGGCCTCGTCGTACTCCTCCTCCTCTTTCTCGGCGTGAACTCCGTCGTCCTCGCGCTCGTCGTGTGGGACAAGATCGGGGCGAGACGGACGGGGGGAAGTGCCGAAGGACCGAGCGTGCCCGCAGTCCTGCCGGCGCCCGACTCCACCCCCACTCCAGCACCGGCCCCGGCGCTGGATCCGATGTCCGGGCCGATCGTCGTCGTCGAGCAGACGCCGACCGCACCTCTCGTCCCGGCCGACACGCCGCCGCCCACGGCGCCGAGCGAGACCCCGACTCCCGAGCCGTCGCCGATCCCGACGGTCGAACCGACGCCGACGCCCCCGGCCGCCCTCCCGCCGGGAGCGATCCCGCCGGTCCGGACGACCGACGTGAGGCCGACGTTCTCCGACGACCTGATGCGCCGGCACGGGGGCCTGGACGGGCGGGTCGAGCTGGAGGTCCTCGTCCTCGCCGACGGGACGATCGGCTCGATCCACGTCGTGCGAGGGGTCGACCCGGAGATCGACGACGTCGTCGTTCAGGCTGCGCGACGCCAGCTCGGCTTCGCGCCGGCGTCGCTGCGGGGCCGGCCAATCGCCGCCCGGGCCACGGTCGTCGTCGGCGTCCGGTTCCGCCTGGCGCCGCCCCCCGGCTGA
- a CDS encoding FHA domain-containing protein, producing the protein MAFPPSKAAGVREPSPRGAAGPHILDNMGEIYLLDTAVLTIGAARENDVIVRLPGVSRHHARILREGGGTFWLEDVGSRYGSTLNGTVVSKARLSHGDEIAMGGWRATVNLD; encoded by the coding sequence ATGGCCTTTCCCCCCTCGAAGGCTGCCGGCGTGAGGGAGCCTTCCCCGCGTGGCGCGGCCGGACCGCACATCCTCGACAACATGGGCGAGATCTACCTTCTCGACACCGCGGTCCTGACGATCGGCGCGGCACGCGAGAACGACGTCATCGTCCGGCTTCCGGGAGTCTCGCGACACCACGCGCGGATCCTGCGCGAAGGCGGAGGGACCTTCTGGCTCGAGGACGTCGGAAGCCGCTACGGCTCGACGCTGAATGGCACGGTCGTATCGAAGGCGCGCCTCTCCCACGGCGACGAGATCGCCATGGGGGGCTGGCGGGCCACCGTGAACCTCGACTGA